In one Cupriavidus taiwanensis genomic region, the following are encoded:
- a CDS encoding HlyD family secretion protein: MSDLPQPSPAPAVPKAPAPAPPPPAADASGKGVRWVLLLIVISLVWYLLADRLTPYTQQARVQAFVVPVAAEVSGRVTRVHVRNNQDIAAGTVLFEVDPQHYKIAVDRARADLESTRRQVGASTAGIESAQASLRAARANEVKARQDSERLERLYREDPGTISLRRLEVARASLEQAVSQVAAARAEVQRAREQQGGSEDENAKLRSAATALEKAELDLANTQVRARTAGLVTDLRTDVGQFAAAGNPVMTLIAIHDVWVSAEMTENNLGRVEPGTPVAVVLDALPGRVFDGRVRSVGYGVNVGPGTPPGSLPTVQNSRDWLRPAQRFPVIVEIDREELAAVRGIRVGGQAEVMAFPTEGNPLNPLGRVFLYLMSWLSYVY; the protein is encoded by the coding sequence ATGAGTGACCTCCCGCAACCTTCCCCAGCACCCGCGGTGCCGAAAGCTCCGGCGCCCGCGCCGCCGCCACCCGCTGCCGACGCGTCGGGAAAGGGCGTGCGCTGGGTCCTGCTGCTGATCGTGATCAGCCTGGTCTGGTACCTGCTGGCCGACCGCCTGACCCCCTACACGCAGCAGGCGCGGGTGCAGGCCTTCGTGGTGCCGGTTGCCGCGGAGGTGTCCGGGCGCGTGACCAGGGTGCATGTGCGCAACAATCAGGACATCGCGGCTGGCACGGTGCTGTTCGAGGTCGATCCGCAGCACTACAAGATTGCGGTGGATCGCGCCCGCGCTGACCTGGAATCGACGCGCCGGCAGGTCGGCGCCAGCACCGCGGGCATCGAATCGGCGCAGGCCTCGCTGCGCGCGGCCCGTGCCAACGAAGTCAAGGCGCGGCAGGATAGCGAGCGCCTCGAGCGGCTGTACCGCGAAGACCCGGGCACCATTTCGCTGCGACGCCTGGAGGTGGCGCGGGCCAGCCTCGAGCAGGCCGTCAGCCAGGTCGCCGCCGCCCGGGCCGAGGTGCAGCGGGCGCGCGAGCAGCAGGGCGGCAGCGAGGACGAGAACGCCAAGCTGCGCAGCGCCGCCACGGCGCTGGAAAAGGCCGAGCTGGACCTGGCCAATACGCAGGTGCGGGCGCGCACCGCCGGGCTGGTCACCGACCTGCGCACCGACGTCGGCCAGTTCGCCGCAGCCGGCAATCCGGTGATGACGCTGATCGCGATCCACGATGTGTGGGTCAGCGCCGAAATGACCGAGAACAACCTGGGCCGCGTCGAGCCCGGCACGCCGGTTGCCGTCGTGCTGGATGCCTTGCCGGGCCGGGTCTTCGATGGCCGCGTGCGCAGCGTCGGCTATGGTGTCAACGTGGGGCCGGGCACGCCGCCGGGCAGCCTGCCGACGGTGCAGAACAGCCGTGACTGGCTGCGGCCGGCGCAACGCTTCCCGGTCATTGTCGAGATCGATCGGGAGGAACTTGCGGCGGTTCGCGGCATTCGCGTGGGCGGGCAGGCCGAAGTCATGGCGTTTCCCACCGAGGGCAATCCGCTCAATCCGCTTGGGCGGGTGTTCCTGTACCTGATGAGCTGGCTTTCCTATGTCTACTGA
- a CDS encoding efflux transporter outer membrane subunit — MPRWRHLLRALLAGVCCVGGCARLGPDFKSQHESWTQQWRTPALEQATVQRTLPDIREWWQVFGDPALERLIAEADAHNAGLKIAGLRVMEARAQLGIAQSGRFPQLQQASADVLYTERRQAGGRNPQNSRFWQYSAGFDIGWELDFWGRFSRAIESADAAYFAASANRDDVLVLLRAQVAETYFALRTAEARLRIARDNAALQRRSLEITERLFKSGETDELDLQQAKTQYLGTLSTIPEFESQITRTRNALAVLIGRPPGPLPELPELTGQEGVIPLIDRAVLQDVPASLLQRRPDIRAAEWQIAAQSALIGVAEADLYPSVTLLGSIVWSASTLAGTPNSLALVGGPSLRWNVFDYGRIRNTVRVQDARLQQLIVAYQDAVRQAAREADDAASALIKALEREQILRDSALAARRSLTLANALYREGYSDFQRVLDAQRALAAQQDAYVVNRSNAVSDLIAVYKALGGGWSSVPPLLDPATRRQMQQRTDWGTLLDEPAPAPASLSVNGNPERAR, encoded by the coding sequence ATGCCGCGCTGGCGCCATCTTTTGCGCGCATTGCTGGCCGGTGTCTGCTGCGTGGGCGGCTGCGCGCGCCTGGGGCCTGACTTCAAGTCGCAGCATGAGTCCTGGACGCAGCAGTGGCGCACGCCGGCGCTCGAGCAGGCCACCGTGCAGCGGACGCTGCCCGACATCCGCGAGTGGTGGCAGGTCTTCGGCGACCCCGCGCTCGAACGGCTGATTGCCGAAGCCGATGCGCACAATGCCGGCCTGAAGATCGCCGGCCTGCGCGTGATGGAGGCGCGCGCCCAGCTGGGTATTGCCCAGAGCGGGCGCTTCCCGCAGCTGCAGCAGGCCAGTGCCGATGTCCTGTACACGGAACGCCGGCAGGCCGGTGGCCGTAACCCGCAGAACAGTCGCTTCTGGCAATACAGCGCCGGCTTCGACATCGGCTGGGAGCTGGATTTCTGGGGGCGCTTCAGCCGCGCCATCGAATCCGCCGATGCCGCCTACTTTGCGGCCAGCGCCAACCGCGACGATGTGCTGGTGCTGCTGCGCGCCCAGGTGGCGGAGACCTACTTTGCCTTGCGCACGGCCGAGGCGCGCCTGCGCATCGCGCGCGACAACGCGGCGCTGCAGCGGCGCAGCCTCGAAATCACCGAGCGCCTGTTCAAGAGCGGCGAGACCGACGAGCTCGACCTGCAACAGGCCAAGACCCAGTACCTGGGCACCCTCAGCACCATCCCGGAATTTGAAAGCCAGATCACGCGCACCCGCAATGCCCTGGCGGTACTGATCGGCCGCCCGCCGGGACCCTTGCCGGAGTTGCCGGAACTGACCGGCCAGGAAGGCGTGATTCCGCTGATCGATCGCGCCGTGCTGCAGGACGTGCCGGCCAGCCTGCTGCAGCGCCGTCCGGATATCCGCGCCGCCGAGTGGCAGATCGCCGCGCAGTCGGCGCTGATCGGCGTGGCCGAGGCTGATCTGTATCCGTCGGTGACGCTCCTGGGCAGCATTGTCTGGTCCGCCAGCACGCTGGCGGGCACGCCCAACAGTCTGGCGCTGGTCGGCGGCCCCAGCCTGCGCTGGAACGTGTTCGACTATGGCCGCATCAGGAACACCGTGCGCGTGCAGGACGCCAGGCTGCAGCAGTTGATCGTCGCCTACCAGGATGCCGTGCGGCAGGCGGCGCGCGAAGCCGACGATGCCGCCAGCGCGCTGATCAAGGCGCTGGAGCGCGAGCAGATCCTGCGCGACAGCGCGCTGGCCGCGCGGCGTTCGCTGACACTGGCCAACGCGCTTTACCGCGAGGGCTATTCGGACTTCCAGCGCGTGCTCGATGCACAGCGTGCGCTGGCGGCCCAGCAGGATGCTTACGTGGTCAACCGGAGCAATGCCGTCAGCGACCTGATCGCCGTGTACAAGGCGCTCGGCGGCGGCTGGTCGAGCGTGCCGCCGCTGCTGGACCCGGCCACCCGCCGGCAGATGCAGCAACGCACCGACTGGGGGACGCTGCTGGACGAGCCCGCGCCGGCTCCGGCTTCCCTGTCAGTCAACGGTAACCCTGAGCGAGCGCGATGA
- a CDS encoding AI-2E family transporter, protein MMPTPISERVLSRGLLDVLIRAGLIAVLAIFCFQIFRPFLDLIVWSVILAVTIYPLQVRLRRKLGNRDGRAATLIVVAAIAIIALPAYLLGSAMVDSVANAMAMVKKEGLHIPPPAESVASWPLVGQRLYDVWLQAASDLTGVIQAHAPQVREISLAVLGAAAGIGKGLLVFVFALIIGGIFMAYGEAGNRSAVQIAARVFGPERGQRIASLCTATIRAVAQGVVGIAFIQMLLIGVAFVIKGVPAAGVLAMAVLLLGIAQLPATLITVPVIIYVFASEGASVATVIFAIYVFVAGLADNVLKPLMLGRGVDVPMPVVLIGALGGMVTGGVIGLFIGPVVLAVGYQLFWQWVEDPPPQQTEAGNQQQT, encoded by the coding sequence ATGATGCCCACGCCAATATCGGAGCGCGTGCTGTCGCGCGGACTACTCGATGTGCTGATCCGCGCGGGACTGATCGCGGTGCTGGCGATCTTCTGCTTCCAGATATTCCGGCCCTTTCTCGACCTCATTGTCTGGTCGGTGATCCTGGCGGTGACCATCTATCCCCTGCAGGTCAGGCTCAGGCGCAAGCTCGGCAACAGGGACGGACGCGCCGCCACGCTGATCGTCGTGGCCGCGATTGCCATCATCGCGCTGCCGGCATACCTGCTGGGCTCGGCCATGGTCGACTCGGTGGCCAATGCCATGGCCATGGTCAAGAAAGAGGGCCTGCATATTCCGCCGCCGGCCGAGTCGGTCGCCAGCTGGCCGCTGGTTGGCCAGCGCCTGTACGACGTCTGGCTGCAAGCCGCCTCGGACCTGACCGGCGTCATCCAGGCGCATGCGCCCCAGGTCCGCGAAATCAGCCTGGCGGTGCTCGGCGCCGCCGCTGGCATCGGCAAGGGCCTGCTGGTATTCGTCTTCGCATTGATTATCGGAGGCATCTTCATGGCGTACGGCGAGGCCGGCAACCGCAGCGCCGTGCAGATTGCCGCGCGTGTGTTTGGCCCGGAACGTGGTCAGCGCATCGCCTCGCTGTGCACGGCGACGATTCGCGCGGTGGCCCAGGGCGTAGTCGGCATCGCCTTCATCCAGATGCTGCTGATCGGCGTCGCCTTCGTGATCAAGGGCGTCCCGGCCGCGGGCGTGCTGGCCATGGCGGTGCTGCTGCTGGGCATCGCGCAGTTGCCGGCCACGCTGATTACCGTGCCGGTGATCATCTATGTATTCGCCAGCGAAGGGGCCAGCGTGGCCACGGTCATCTTCGCCATCTATGTCTTCGTGGCAGGGTTGGCCGATAACGTGCTCAAGCCGCTGATGCTCGGGCGTGGCGTCGACGTGCCGATGCCGGTGGTGTTGATCGGGGCGCTGGGCGGCATGGTGACGGGCGGCGTGATCGGCCTGTTCATCGGACCGGTGGTGCTGGCGGTCGGCTACCAGCTGTTCTGGCAATGGGTGGAAGATCCGCCGCCGCAGCAGACCGAGGCTGGCAACCAGCAACAGACCTGA
- a CDS encoding GGDEF domain-containing protein → MFQSHVVVLIAGLFALQMAVVCVVLRRSSGMERSGLTSWALGSVLAAGAAALAAVQALRPMWLVPESTDLALLAALSVMAVGARHFAQRPGRGAGLLGLNLAAAAAVAWGDLAPRYLAHAVAPPDLAPVLSACHILLLLDLARSVVPSLPATRGIGRLAAWSLAAIVSAAAAINAWTMLGPLAAMAQGGAWPRPMPWDGELAMFNVFALVGVSVSFALMAHDRLRRMLERRARHDDLTDVLLRGAFWEELEAACLQAERQRKPITVAFVDLDHFKAINDVYGHLAGDSVLRHFAGLLRKTLGNGHLAGRLGGEEFAIVMPDTALETGRLACLRLATAVRATPCPSEPDPIAYTVSIGVAARQPGEGADALMRRADRALYDAKLKGRNCVSLHPAGADAAEAADGAGAGRFVTRAQARVAS, encoded by the coding sequence ATGTTTCAGTCGCACGTGGTAGTGCTCATCGCAGGGCTGTTTGCCCTCCAGATGGCAGTGGTTTGCGTGGTGTTGCGCCGGTCGTCGGGCATGGAGCGCAGCGGCCTGACATCCTGGGCGCTGGGCAGCGTGCTGGCGGCTGGTGCCGCGGCGCTGGCGGCGGTGCAGGCATTGCGGCCGATGTGGCTGGTGCCGGAGTCGACCGACCTGGCCTTGCTCGCCGCGCTCTCGGTGATGGCGGTGGGGGCGCGGCACTTTGCGCAACGGCCGGGCCGTGGCGCGGGCTTGCTGGGACTGAACCTCGCGGCCGCGGCAGCGGTGGCCTGGGGCGACCTGGCGCCGCGCTACCTGGCCCACGCGGTGGCGCCGCCCGATCTGGCGCCGGTCCTGAGCGCCTGCCATATCTTGCTGCTGCTGGACCTTGCCCGCAGCGTGGTGCCATCGCTACCGGCCACGCGCGGCATCGGCCGGCTGGCGGCGTGGTCGCTGGCGGCGATCGTGAGCGCCGCCGCCGCGATCAATGCCTGGACCATGCTGGGACCGCTGGCGGCGATGGCGCAGGGCGGCGCCTGGCCGCGGCCGATGCCGTGGGACGGCGAGCTGGCGATGTTCAACGTCTTTGCCCTGGTCGGGGTCTCGGTCAGCTTTGCGCTGATGGCGCACGACCGGCTGCGGCGGATGCTGGAGCGGCGCGCGCGGCACGACGACCTGACCGATGTGCTGCTGCGCGGCGCCTTCTGGGAGGAGTTGGAGGCCGCCTGCCTGCAGGCCGAGCGGCAGCGCAAGCCGATCACGGTCGCGTTTGTCGACCTCGACCACTTCAAGGCCATCAACGATGTCTATGGCCACCTGGCGGGAGACAGCGTGTTGCGGCACTTTGCCGGCCTGCTGCGCAAGACGCTCGGCAACGGGCACCTGGCAGGGCGGCTGGGCGGCGAGGAATTTGCCATCGTAATGCCGGATACCGCGCTGGAGACCGGACGGCTTGCCTGCCTGCGGCTCGCGACGGCGGTGCGCGCCACGCCGTGCCCGTCCGAACCCGATCCGATCGCCTATACCGTCAGCATCGGCGTGGCGGCGCGGCAGCCCGGCGAGGGCGCCGATGCGCTGATGCGCCGCGCCGATCGTGCCCTGTATGACGCCAAGCTGAAAGGGCGCAATTGCGTGTCGCTGCATCCGGCAGGCGCCGATGCCGCCGAAGCTGCCGATGGCGCAGGTGCCGGGCGCTTCGTCACGCGCGCCCAGGCGCGCGTGGCGTCCTGA
- a CDS encoding DNA polymerase III subunit epsilon, with translation MRVAIVSTETTGLTPADEPVSIGLLLVEVSPRAGGLLREVAEYYGSQEPTVPISAAATDTHGLTAEMLRGRRFDLGAIRAIVDDAEVLVAHGAAFNAWMLEKVLPGIQHKRWRCSVRQVRWSQYFHAANHKLDTLCEHLHIFRPRPQVALDDCLALSKLLFRPIGATQQATPMGFLLAEADFATSAAPHAGGAPAPPPAAAPPTQAASSWMPQVEASQHGPGRGLVIAAVILMLFAGAVIWPDLFPW, from the coding sequence ATGCGGGTCGCAATCGTCAGTACCGAAACCACCGGGCTCACGCCAGCCGACGAGCCCGTCAGCATCGGCTTGCTGCTGGTCGAGGTGTCGCCGCGCGCCGGCGGCCTGCTGCGCGAAGTGGCGGAGTACTACGGTTCGCAGGAGCCCACCGTGCCGATCAGCGCGGCGGCCACCGATACGCACGGGCTGACCGCCGAGATGCTGCGCGGACGCCGCTTCGACCTCGGCGCCATCCGCGCCATTGTCGATGATGCCGAGGTGCTGGTAGCCCACGGGGCCGCCTTCAACGCCTGGATGCTGGAAAAAGTGCTGCCCGGCATCCAGCACAAGCGCTGGCGCTGCTCGGTGCGGCAGGTGCGCTGGTCCCAGTATTTCCACGCCGCCAACCATAAGCTCGATACGCTGTGCGAGCACCTGCATATCTTCCGTCCCCGGCCGCAGGTGGCGTTGGATGATTGCCTGGCGCTGTCCAAGCTGCTGTTCCGGCCGATCGGCGCCACCCAGCAGGCGACACCGATGGGATTCCTGCTGGCCGAAGCCGATTTCGCGACGAGCGCCGCCCCGCATGCCGGCGGCGCGCCCGCTCCGCCGCCCGCGGCGGCGCCGCCCACGCAGGCCGCCTCTTCATGGATGCCGCAAGTCGAAGCCAGCCAGCATGGCCCCGGGCGGGGTCTGGTCATTGCGGCCGTGATATTGATGCTGTTTGCCGGCGCGGTGATCTGGCCCGACCTGTTCCCGTGGTGA
- the infA gene encoding translation initiation factor IF-1: MAKEELIEFGGVVSEALPDNRYRVTLENGVEIWAYASGKMQKHRIRILAGDRVTLEMSPYDLTKGRINFRHKS; the protein is encoded by the coding sequence TTGGCTAAGGAAGAACTCATTGAATTTGGCGGCGTGGTGTCGGAAGCCCTGCCTGACAACCGCTATCGTGTCACGCTGGAAAACGGCGTCGAAATCTGGGCATACGCTTCGGGCAAGATGCAGAAGCACCGCATCCGCATCCTGGCCGGCGACCGCGTGACCCTGGAAATGTCGCCCTACGACCTGACCAAGGGGCGCATCAACTTCCGCCACAAGTCCTGA